A window of Chryseobacterium scophthalmum genomic DNA:
CAGAAATCTTAGACCAGGTGATGTTGTTCAGATTTATGATATCCAAGCTACGGCTACTGGACTTGGTAATCAACGATTGAAAGAAATATCACCAGTTATTATCAATGTTCAATAACATTAATTTGTAAATTCATATTATGAAAAAATATATTAGCAGTCTTTTAGTATTAGCTTCTGGGTTTGCATTCTCTCAGACTATTCTAAATGCTTCTTCACCAGAAGAATTCAGACAGATGAGAGCTGAAAATATGAAAAAAGTAGGAGATACTGTTATCAGCAATAAAATAACCCCACTTGAATATGGCTTTGTAGATGAAAAAGACATCTTGAAAAGTATGATGGTTTGGGAAATAATTGACCTTAATGATAAGATTAATCAGCCGTTCTATTATGATAATCCTAATGGATTATTGTCTAAAACGACAAGATCTTTGTATCAGATTTTATTAGATGCAGCTTTATCTGGCCAGATTGATGAAGTTTATGAAGATGAAAACTTTTCTACTAAATCTACTCCTGAAGCAATTAAAAAGAAGTTAGAGAGTGAAAGAATTGATGATGAATTAATTGAAATCATTAACTCTGGAAGAACTCCTACGGAGGCTGAAAAAAAACAATATGTAGATTTAATTAGAACAACTACTGATAAAGTAAAAGTTCTAAAGATTATGGGGATGTGGTTCATCGACAAAAGAGATGGTATGATGAAATACAGACCTATTGGTATTGCTGCAATGGGACCAGATCCAACTTCAATTGGAAGAATTGGACCAGATGGTCAGCCTTTAGCAGGAGCCGATGAATTAGTTGATTTATTTTGGGTATATTATCCAAAAGCGAGAGATATTTTAGCAAACAATTATGTATTCAACAGAGCAAATTCGTCAGCGGATTTATCTTTTGATGACATAATCAATGCAAGAAGATTCTCTTCAATCATCTACAAATCAAGCAACGGTCTTGGTGATGGTACTATTAAAGATTATGTTCCTAGAAATGCTGAAGAGCAATTGGCTGAAAGTCAAAGAATCAAGGATCAGATTCTTCAAATGGAAAACGATATGTGGAATTACTAAATTTCACTTGATATTTATAAAAAACCTGAGTACATTTACTCAGGTTTTTTTATTATACAATCGCCTTTTACATAGTTGTGGTAAATGATTGTGTATGACTTTTAAATAAAATCTTTTATATGAAAAATGTAGATTACATCATCGTTGGTGATGGTTATGCGGCTTTATTTTTTGCTCATCAGTTACTTTTAAATAATAAATCAT
This region includes:
- the porN gene encoding type IX secretion system ring subunit PorN/GldN, translated to MKKYISSLLVLASGFAFSQTILNASSPEEFRQMRAENMKKVGDTVISNKITPLEYGFVDEKDILKSMMVWEIIDLNDKINQPFYYDNPNGLLSKTTRSLYQILLDAALSGQIDEVYEDENFSTKSTPEAIKKKLESERIDDELIEIINSGRTPTEAEKKQYVDLIRTTTDKVKVLKIMGMWFIDKRDGMMKYRPIGIAAMGPDPTSIGRIGPDGQPLAGADELVDLFWVYYPKARDILANNYVFNRANSSADLSFDDIINARRFSSIIYKSSNGLGDGTIKDYVPRNAEEQLAESQRIKDQILQMENDMWNY